Proteins from one Deinococcus actinosclerus genomic window:
- a CDS encoding ribose-phosphate diphosphokinase — MSVPHRAPAELLNSRRSPLLVFAGQSNRPLAQAICDHLGVPLGRSKTEKFTNDNIIVHYEESLREGDVFIVQTFSNPVSDSIMELMLMIDAAKSASAGRVTAVIPYYSYARSDKKDSPRISIAGRLIADLLQEAGADRILTMTLHAPQVHGFFKVPVDHLSADLVLSEHFRQCVPDAHNGVVLAPDAGSIKRASQIARRLDSGLAMIDKERLSDTEVRPRALIGDVDGKTVFIVDDEISTAGSLVETVNIARSMGAKDVYVAVTHGVYSGPAIQRIAGLDVTQVASTNTVLVPDSKVEASNGKLAVLDVAPLFANAITNIHTGASVSTLFT, encoded by the coding sequence GTGTCCGTCCCCCACCGCGCCCCCGCCGAACTGCTCAACAGCCGCCGCTCACCCCTGCTGGTGTTCGCCGGCCAGAGCAACCGCCCCCTCGCCCAGGCCATCTGCGACCACCTGGGGGTGCCGCTGGGCCGCAGCAAGACCGAGAAGTTCACGAACGACAACATCATCGTGCACTACGAGGAAAGCCTGCGCGAAGGGGACGTGTTCATCGTCCAGACCTTCAGCAACCCCGTCAGCGACTCGATCATGGAACTCATGCTCATGATCGACGCCGCCAAGAGCGCCAGCGCCGGACGCGTCACCGCCGTCATCCCCTACTACTCCTATGCCCGCAGCGACAAGAAGGACAGCCCCCGCATCTCCATCGCCGGGCGCCTCATCGCCGACCTGCTGCAGGAGGCCGGGGCGGACCGCATCCTGACCATGACCCTGCACGCCCCGCAGGTGCACGGCTTCTTCAAGGTGCCCGTCGATCACCTCTCGGCGGACCTCGTGCTCAGCGAGCACTTCCGGCAGTGCGTGCCCGACGCGCACAACGGCGTCGTCCTGGCCCCCGACGCGGGCAGCATCAAACGCGCCTCGCAGATCGCCCGCCGCCTCGACAGCGGCCTCGCCATGATCGACAAGGAACGCCTCTCCGACACCGAAGTGCGCCCCCGCGCCCTGATCGGCGACGTGGACGGCAAGACCGTGTTCATCGTTGACGACGAGATCAGCACCGCCGGCAGCCTCGTCGAGACCGTCAACATCGCCCGCAGCATGGGCGCCAAGGACGTGTACGTCGCCGTCACGCACGGCGTGTACTCCGGCCCCGCCATCCAGCGCATCGCGGGCCTGGACGTCACGCAGGTCGCCAGCACGAACACCGTGCTCGTGCCCGACTCGAAGGTCGAGGCGTCCAACGGCAAGCTGGCCGTGCTGGACGTCGCGCCGCTGTTCGCGAACGCCATCACGAACATCCACACCGGCGCCAGCGTCAGCACCCTGTTCACCTGA